The genomic region CAATGTAGTGCTTACCTGGAAAGCTGTAAGTGGCCTAATGGCTTTAAATGTGACACATGCGATAGTGATAAGTATTATCGCTATAAATCAGGAAGCCGCACAATCTTTCAATGTAAAGCCTGCCGTAAAAACCATCGCTTAACAGCGGGTACTTTATTTCATCGAACGAAAGTTCCTCTCCAGAAATGGTTCTTAGCTCTCCATCAAATAAGTCAATCAAAGAACAGTGTTTCAGCATTAGAATTACACCGTCACATTGATGTGAACTATAAAACTGCTTGGTTAATAAAGCAGAAAATTATGCAGATGATGTATGAGCAGGACAGTAAGTATAAACTTAAAGGCTTGGTTGAAATAGACGATGCTTACCTAGGCGGTCGACTGGAAGAAGGTAAACGAGGTAGAGGTTCAGAAAATAAGTCTCCATTTATAGCTGCCGTAGAAACTAACGAAAATCGGAATCCAGTTTTTGTTAAACTGAGTCCTGTATCGGGTTTTTCTTATGAAGTTATTAAACAATGGGCTATAGATAATCTTGAGGAGAACTGTGATACAATTTCAGATGGACTTAGAGGTTTCAGTGCCTTAAAAGAAGTAAGTAATCATAGCGTTTTAGTTACTAGTAAAGCAAAAAAAGAAGAAATAGAAAGTACTTTTAAATGGGTCAATACAATTTTAAGTAACATCAAAACCTCAATTTCGGGGACTTTCCACTCTTTAAAATTCGATAAATATGGTTTCAGGTACCTTGCGGATTTACAGTTTAGGCTCAATAGAAGATTTGACCTCAGGAAAATGTTTTTTGGCTTAATATCTAAAGCTATGGCTACATCACAGAAACCTGTTAAATATCTTAATACATCGTTAACTGGTTAATCGTGTTTTATTTTAATTATCACTTAAATAGCGGCGATAAAATAAAGGGGTATTCCTTCTTAGGGAAAGTTAATGACAAGACCTTTGCCTGCGCGGGCGGGGGGAAAAATGGAC from Lentisphaera profundi harbors:
- a CDS encoding IS1595 family transposase; its protein translation is MPKNKVQFQVGVSFPEFIKTFGTEEQCSAYLESCKWPNGFKCDTCDSDKYYRYKSGSRTIFQCKACRKNHRLTAGTLFHRTKVPLQKWFLALHQISQSKNSVSALELHRHIDVNYKTAWLIKQKIMQMMYEQDSKYKLKGLVEIDDAYLGGRLEEGKRGRGSENKSPFIAAVETNENRNPVFVKLSPVSGFSYEVIKQWAIDNLEENCDTISDGLRGFSALKEVSNHSVLVTSKAKKEEIESTFKWVNTILSNIKTSISGTFHSLKFDKYGFRYLADLQFRLNRRFDLRKMFFGLISKAMATSQKPVKYLNTSLTG